The segment AGACACCCGCTACACGCGCTACTCAGCCGAATCACCGGCGACGAGAAACACGCGCCCAGCGCGCACTCCACACTGGACGTGCTCTGGGTGCTCTACGACCGGGTGTTGCGAAACACACCGGAGACCGTGGACGAGCCGGACCGCGACCGGTTCCTGCTCTCCAAGGGGCACGGTCCGGCGGCCTACTACGCCGTGCTGGCCGCCAAGGGGTTCATCCCCGAGGAGTGGCTCGACGACCTGGCCGGCTGGGACAGCCGCCTCGGGCACCACCCGGACCGGGTGCTCATCCCGGGCGTCGAGGTCGGGACCGGGTCGCTCGGGCACGGGCTCGGCATGGCGGTCGGCACCGCGCTCGGGCTACGGGCCCAGGGCTTCCTCGGCAGCCGCACGTTCGTGCTGCTGGGCGACGCCGAGCTGGACGAAGGATCAAATCACGAAGCCATTGCGTACGCCGCCGCGATCCGGCTCCCGCTGACCGCCATCGTGATCGACAACCAGTCCTCCACCCATGGTTGGCCCGGTGGGATCCCGGCGCGCTTTCCCGGGTGGAGCGTGTCCGTCGTGAACGGGCGCGACCACGACGAGATCGAACGAGCCCTGCGCGTCACCGGACGGCCGCATCTGGTCGTCGCCGCCGTCGAAACGAAATGAGGCCTGCCATGCGGGAAACCTTCATCTCCACCACGACCGACCTGCTCGACGATGACCCGCGGACCGCGCTGGTGGTCGCAGACATCTCCGCCGCGTCATTCCACACCGCGCAGCAGCGGCACCCGGACCGCGTCTTCAACGTCGGCATCCGCGAGCAACTCATGGCCGGGGTCGGCGGCGGGCTGGCGCTCACCGGGCTCCGGCCGATCCTGCACTCGTACGCGCCGTTCCTCGTCGACCGGGCCTACGAGCAGATCAAGCTCGACTTCGCGCATCAGGACGTGGGCGCGGTGCTGGTCAGCATCGGCGCCTCGTACGACGCGTCGGCGGAGGGCTACACACACCAGTCACCGGGCGACGTGGCGCTGCTGGACACGCTGGAGGGCTGGACCGTGCACGTGCCGGGCCACCGCGACGAGGTGCCGGGACTGCTGCGCGCCGCGGCCCAGCACGACGACCGGGTCTACATCCGGCTCTCCGTGCAGGAGAACGCGCAGGCCCACCCGGACAGCGGGAGCCTGCGCGTGCTGAAGCGGGGCGGGCCGCTGGTCGTCGCGGTCGGGCCGATGCTCGATCCGGTGCTGGAGGCGACCCGGGACCTCGACGTGACCGTCGCGTACACCAACACGCCGCGGCCGTTCGACATCGACGGACTGCGGGCGGTCGCCGGGGGCGAGGTGGTGCTGGTCGAGCCGTACCTGGCCGGCACGTCGGCGCGGCTGGTCGGCGAGGCGCTGAGCGGGATGCCGCACCGCGCGCTGTACCTCGGCGTCGGGCGCGCCGAGGTACGGCGCTACGGCTCGTGGCGGGACCACGCCCGGGAACACGGGCTCGACGCGGCCGGACTGCGCCGCTCGATCAGTGCGTTCCTCGGAAGCTGAGCCGGTCAGGCCAGGGCGACGGCGGGCACGGGCGCCCGCTTCGCCCGGGCCGGGGCCGGCACCCGCCGGCCGCGCGGGCCCTCGAAGCTCTGCCGGAGCAGCTCCTCGACCCGCCAGACCACGGCTTCGTCACTGAGCCGCATGCGGAACCGTTCGCGCACGCCGTCCATCGCCGTGGCGGACACCTCGATGCCGGGTTTGGCCAGGTCGAGACGCCAGGTCACGTTGCAGAGGTGCCGCAGGTTGGCGTTGAGGTGCAGCCGGAAGCGATGCAGCGGCCGGGTCTCCCGGATGACCACCAGCCGGCGCTCGGTGAGCAGCAGGTGATAGTTGCCGGAGAACGGCGCACCAGGACGCGCGCAGCGGGCCACCAGGACCGCGGGGTCGTCCTGGTCCACGCAACTCTGGAAGATCGACAGGGGCCGGTTCGCCGTCGGAAAGGGAACCGATCCGGCCTCGGCAGCGGTGTGGAACGTACTTGAGAACACGTCCATGTGATGTTTAACGGGGGATGAACGAGGAGGAGTCGGCCGCCCCTGCTGAATATCGAATTACAGCCTTCCGGCTGCCATAGTTGTCGGCATGCAGTGGCGCGTGAAGCCGGTCCTCCCGGTCTCCAAACTGATCGGTGCGGTCGCCGTCCTGGCGCTCGTGGCGGTGTTCGCCGAGGGTGACCCGGTGCGCTGGGTGCTGGGCGGGGCGGTCGCGGCCGGCCTGGTCGCCTGGGCGCTGCGCGATCTCCTCCTGCCGGTCCGCCTGTCGGCGGACGCCGACGGCGTCACGGTTCTGACCGGTCTGGCGCGGCGCCGGCATCTCCCCTGGTCACAGATCGAGCGGGTACGCGTGGAGCGCACAATCCGCCGCGGCCTTCGGAACGAACTCCTGGAGATCGACGCCGGCGAGTCGATCTACCAGTTCGGCCCTCACGACCTGGGCGCCCAGCCGGACGACGTCGTCGTGCAGCTGAGCGAGCTGCGCCGGACCACTGCTTGAGCCCGGCGGCGGCGCTGGGGCCCGGAGTGGGCACTTGATCGCGGGGGAGAGCGGGGACTGCTGCTCCCCGTACCTCAAAAGATCGATTGGGTGCGCAAGACGGCCGCACCGAGCAACAACAGCAGGATCGCCGTCAGGCCGACGGCCTGTTTGAGCCCGCGGCGCGGCAGCCTGGGGTAGGCCAGCACCGCGGCCGCGGCAGCACCGGTGGCCAGGCCGCCCAGGTGGCCGGCGATCGAGATGTACGGAATCGTGAACGTGAAGATCAGGTTCGTGACCAGCAGCGGGATCATCGGGCCGGGGTCGCGCAGGAGCCGCCGGTTCACCACGATGACCGCGGCGATCAGACCGAAGGTGGCCGTGGAAGCGCCCGCGGAGGGCTGGTTCGGCGCCTGGAAGACGTAGGCCGCGACGTTGCCGCCGAAGCCGGCCAGCAGATAGAGCGCGGCGAAGCGCATCGGGCCGAGCTGGGCCTCGAGGTACCGCCCGATCTGGGCGACCAGCATCATGTTGAGCAGCAGGTGGACCGCGCCGTAGTGCAGGAACATCGCGGTGACCAGTCGGTACCACTCGCCCTCGGCGATGCCGTGGATCTCGCCGCCGTAGAAGGCGTAGCCGAGCAC is part of the Actinoplanes sp. NBC_00393 genome and harbors:
- a CDS encoding transketolase family protein gives rise to the protein MRETFISTTTDLLDDDPRTALVVADISAASFHTAQQRHPDRVFNVGIREQLMAGVGGGLALTGLRPILHSYAPFLVDRAYEQIKLDFAHQDVGAVLVSIGASYDASAEGYTHQSPGDVALLDTLEGWTVHVPGHRDEVPGLLRAAAQHDDRVYIRLSVQENAQAHPDSGSLRVLKRGGPLVVAVGPMLDPVLEATRDLDVTVAYTNTPRPFDIDGLRAVAGGEVVLVEPYLAGTSARLVGEALSGMPHRALYLGVGRAEVRRYGSWRDHAREHGLDAAGLRRSISAFLGS
- a CDS encoding transketolase encodes the protein MTVITASRHPLHALLSRITGDEKHAPSAHSTLDVLWVLYDRVLRNTPETVDEPDRDRFLLSKGHGPAAYYAVLAAKGFIPEEWLDDLAGWDSRLGHHPDRVLIPGVEVGTGSLGHGLGMAVGTALGLRAQGFLGSRTFVLLGDAELDEGSNHEAIAYAAAIRLPLTAIVIDNQSSTHGWPGGIPARFPGWSVSVVNGRDHDEIERALRVTGRPHLVVAAVETK
- a CDS encoding PH domain-containing protein → MQWRVKPVLPVSKLIGAVAVLALVAVFAEGDPVRWVLGGAVAAGLVAWALRDLLLPVRLSADADGVTVLTGLARRRHLPWSQIERVRVERTIRRGLRNELLEIDAGESIYQFGPHDLGAQPDDVVVQLSELRRTTA
- a CDS encoding rhomboid family intramembrane serine protease, whose amino-acid sequence is MSEAPSTTPVCYRHPDRETLLRCSRCDRPICTSCMNDAVVGHHCPECVKEGRRSQRPARTAFGGSRAGQLGYVTTGIIAINSLVMIASAIVGGPKAIAGAGGFFGLLGTGTPLTDFGEVLGYAFYGGEIHGIAEGEWYRLVTAMFLHYGAVHLLLNMMLVAQIGRYLEAQLGPMRFAALYLLAGFGGNVAAYVFQAPNQPSAGASTATFGLIAAVIVVNRRLLRDPGPMIPLLVTNLIFTFTIPYISIAGHLGGLATGAAAAAVLAYPRLPRRGLKQAVGLTAILLLLLGAAVLRTQSIF